ATGATTAGAGGCATTAGGGGACCAAATGGGGAGAGATGGAATACTAAAGTGTTTTATCCAGAGGATATTTATCCAATAACAAAGGGAGATAAACCAGATATGATGGTTTATTTAGATAATTTAAGTTGGAGGTCTGCAGGAACTTTGGGCTATGATAACCCATATTTGTTGGAGAACGATACAGGACCAGATGATGCTGTTCATTCTGAGTATGGAGTTTTCTCTTTATATGTTCCTGGAATGGTAAAAAGTAAACAAATAACTTCAACCATTTATGACTTTGCCCCTACAATTTTGAAGTTATTTGGAATGGAAAAACCGTTAAGGGGGAGGAGTATATTATGAGTAAGGGCTTTACTATTTGGCTTACTGGGCCGAGTGGGGCTGGGAAGACAACATTGGCAAATGCTTTGAAGGAGAAATTTAAAGAAATGGGATATAATGTTGAGATCTTAGATGGAGATGAGATAAGAAACACTTTGTATCCAAATTTGGGATTTAGTAAAGAGGCAAGGGAGATGCACAATAGGATTGTTATTCACATGGCTAAGTTGTTGTCAAGAAATGGAGTTATTGCTATAGTCTCTTTAATTTCTCCTTATAAATCTGTTAGAGAGTATGCAAGGAAAGAGATTGAGAGATTTATTGAGGTTTATGTTTATGCCCCTCTTGAGGTTAGGATTAAAAGAGACCCTAAGGGGCTTTATGCTAAAGCATTAAAGGGAGAGATTAAGGGCTTAACTGGCTATGATGGAGTTTATGAAGAGCCAGATAATCCAGAGGTTAAGGTTGATAGTTCTAAGATGAGTGTTGATGAGGAAGTTGAGTTGATAATAAAAAAGGCAAAAGAGTTAAATTACTTATAAAAAGTGAGTTTTATGTATATATTTATATTTCTTGGATTTCTTGTGGGATTTCTTGTTGGTTTAACTGGAATTGGGGGAGGGGCTTTAATGACTCCTTCTTTAATATTTTTGGGAGTTGAACCTCTCATAGCAGTAGGGACTGATTTGTTGTATGCATTTATAACAAAGGTTTTTGGCTCATTTTTTCATAATAAAAGGAATGGAAATGTTAATTTTAATATTGCATTAAAATTATTTTTAGGAAGTTTGCCAGCAATAATTTTGGGAACAGTTATATTGGAGGCTATAAATAGGGAAGTTTTAAACAAGTATGTAACCTTAATTTTAGCATTTGTATTGATACTTTCTTCTTTGATAAGTTTTTATAAGGGAAAGAGTAGGAATAGAGAATTAAATAAAGATGTTTTTATATTAGTTGGTTTTTTAGTAGGTTTAGTAATACAACTAACTTCAGTTGGGGCGGGAGTTATTGTAGGATTTATTTTATTGAACTTTACTAACTTACATCCAAAGGAGGTTGTAGGGACAACGATATTTTATGGGGTTTTTATAGCATTACTTGGATGTTTAAGCCATTTAATGCTTGGAAATGTTGATTATTTGTTGGCATTGTATTTAATTGTTGGGACTGTTCCAGGGGTTTATTTAGGGACATTCTTAAATTCGAAAGTCCCTAAGGAAGTGTTGAGGAAGGTTATTATTATTTCAATATTAGTTATTGGGATTGTTATGTTGGTTAAAAGTTTTTAATGTAGAGAAGGTGAATTAGATGAGTGAAATTACACAAACTCTGCAGAAGATTGCTAAAGGAACAGGAATTATTTTTGCTGGAACAATAATATCAATGTTTTTCGGGTTTTTGAGTATGACAATTATTGCAAGGCATTTTTCCACTGAAGAGTATGGTGTTTTTAATTTAGCATTGACTATTTTGAGCATTGCTCTTGTAATAACCACATTAGGCATTCCAAATTCTCTTCCAAGGGAGATTGCTTTTTATAAGGAGAAGGAATCCTCGAGAGTTAAGGAGTTGATTTCAACAGCTTTGATAATTGTTGCATTGAACAGTTTGGCAATTATGATGTTTTTGATTTTTGGTTCAGGCTTTATTGCTCAAGTGTTTAATGAGGAAAGATTAGCTTACGCTCTAAAAATAATGGCTTTTGCTTTGCCGTTTTCAGCCTTAATTGGTGTGATAATCTCAACTATTCAGGGATTTGGAAGAGTTAGGGAGAAGGTATACTTTCAGAATGTAGTTTATCCTACTGTTTTTTTAGTCCTCGTTGTAGCCGGAGTTTTCCTCAGACTTTCTTTTACATATGTATTTTTTGCTTACGTTGTTGCTCAAGCCCTCACACTTTTAAATTTAACTTTTAATATCTGGAAGATTAAGCTTTTTGAGTTTGGGATTTCGTTAAATTTAAAGCTTGGGAAAGAGTTAATAAGGTTCTCAACTCCACTATTATTCACTGGTATATTGGGATTCTTAATGGGATGGACCGATACTCTAATGTTAGGCTACTATAAATCCTCTGATGTGGTGGGGCTTTACAATTCTGCTTCTCCTATTGCAAAGCTAATCCCAATCTTTTTAACTTCTGCAGGATTTATTTACGTTCCCATTGCTTCTTCCTTGTATGCTCAAGGAAAGATTAGAGAAATGGGCAAAATTTACCAAATTCTCACTAAGTGGATATTCTTGCTGACTTTGCCCATTTTTAGCGTGATGTTCCTATTTCCAGAGGCTACAATAAGTTTTTTCTTTGGAGCAAAGTATGTTGAAGCGAACCAAGCTTTAAGGATTTTAGCGTTGAGTTTTATGTTTCATACATTTCTGGGTCTAAATGGATGGAGTTTAATCATAATCAGAGAAAACAATTTTATCATGCTTGCAACGTTTGCTTCTGTAGTTTTGAATATCATCATAGGCATAATGCTAATACCATCATATGGAATGAATGGAGCAGCAGTTGCAACGATGATTTCATACTTTATTCAAAATACAATGGTCTCTTTCAGACTTTATAAAAAGACCAGAATTCATCCATTTAGCTTAAACTATGTGAAGCCTCTAGTTATTAGTTTTATTTTGTTAGGAATAGTCCAGAGTTTGCACTTGAAAGTGCCAAACGTATGGTATGCTATTCCAATCTTGATAATTTTCCTTGTGGTGTACGCATTCTTAGTTCTTTTGAGTAGGAGCATTGATAAAGAAGATGTTGAGCTGTTTTTAGCAATAGAGAGGAGATTAGGGGTTGATTTGGGAATAATAAAAAGAGTGTTGAGGAGGTTTGTTTAGATTTTACCCTTTAGCTTTAAGCTTTTGATCGCGTTTTTGAGCTTTTTATCTTCTCCCTTTTTCTCATAGTAACTTGGGTCGATATATTTTTGCTTTCTTTTAGCAAATTCTGAATCTTCTTCAAAAATTTCCATTAAAACTCGCCCATCCATGTCGTTTGGAATTGGCAAGCCAAAGATGTGGAGAATTGTTGGAGCAATGTCGCAGATTTTGGCATCAACTCTTTGACCTTTCTTAATTCCTGGACCATAAGCCAAGAAAATACCATTTAGTCTATGTGAACCAGTGTGCCTTGTTGAAAATGGCTTTTCTTCAAATAGAGGTTTATCAAAGTTGTCTTCGATTATAACGCATCTCCAGTTGTTTATTGTGAAGATTATGTCAGGCAGAAGGTTAACTTTCTCTCCGGAATAGAGTTTTTTAGGTTCATATATTTGAACTTCAACTTCTTTTCCAATATCCTTGCTTATATTTTTCAGGTCATATAGTAATCTAGCTTTAATTTCCTCCCTCTCTTTTTCATTGCTTGCATTTATGTAAATAGCTCCAAATGGTATAGTATGTCCTAGACAGTAGGCTTTGCTTTTTTCAAAATCAATTTCGTCTGCAATGCTGGTTCTTAGCACATTCCCAACACTTTTTCTGGTTTTGGTAGAGAATAATTTCCTTAGTGGTGTTTTTGCCACGATTGTAGCACTTTTATATGCGTATTTTTTGATGAGCTTCTTGATGTTCCTTTTCCTAACCATATATCCCTTCATTTCGAGCCATTTGGCTAAGTTAAACATCTGGTCATTAGGTCCAAATCCATGGTCTGAAACAAGGAAAACAATTGTATCATCTTTTACCATTCTTAATAAGTTACCAAGAATCTTATCTATTCTTTGCCAGAATTTAATAAATTCTTTCTTGTATTTAGGTGAAACTTTTGGTTCATATAATGGGTGACTATCATCTATATGCCTCCACATTA
The window above is part of the Methanotorris formicicus Mc-S-70 genome. Proteins encoded here:
- the cysC gene encoding adenylyl-sulfate kinase is translated as MSKGFTIWLTGPSGAGKTTLANALKEKFKEMGYNVEILDGDEIRNTLYPNLGFSKEAREMHNRIVIHMAKLLSRNGVIAIVSLISPYKSVREYARKEIERFIEVYVYAPLEVRIKRDPKGLYAKALKGEIKGLTGYDGVYEEPDNPEVKVDSSKMSVDEEVELIIKKAKELNYL
- a CDS encoding sulfite exporter TauE/SafE family protein, which encodes MYIFIFLGFLVGFLVGLTGIGGGALMTPSLIFLGVEPLIAVGTDLLYAFITKVFGSFFHNKRNGNVNFNIALKLFLGSLPAIILGTVILEAINREVLNKYVTLILAFVLILSSLISFYKGKSRNRELNKDVFILVGFLVGLVIQLTSVGAGVIVGFILLNFTNLHPKEVVGTTIFYGVFIALLGCLSHLMLGNVDYLLALYLIVGTVPGVYLGTFLNSKVPKEVLRKVIIISILVIGIVMLVKSF
- a CDS encoding flippase; the protein is MSEITQTLQKIAKGTGIIFAGTIISMFFGFLSMTIIARHFSTEEYGVFNLALTILSIALVITTLGIPNSLPREIAFYKEKESSRVKELISTALIIVALNSLAIMMFLIFGSGFIAQVFNEERLAYALKIMAFALPFSALIGVIISTIQGFGRVREKVYFQNVVYPTVFLVLVVAGVFLRLSFTYVFFAYVVAQALTLLNLTFNIWKIKLFEFGISLNLKLGKELIRFSTPLLFTGILGFLMGWTDTLMLGYYKSSDVVGLYNSASPIAKLIPIFLTSAGFIYVPIASSLYAQGKIREMGKIYQILTKWIFLLTLPIFSVMFLFPEATISFFFGAKYVEANQALRILALSFMFHTFLGLNGWSLIIIRENNFIMLATFASVVLNIIIGIMLIPSYGMNGAAVATMISYFIQNTMVSFRLYKKTRIHPFSLNYVKPLVISFILLGIVQSLHLKVPNVWYAIPILIIFLVVYAFLVLLSRSIDKEDVELFLAIERRLGVDLGIIKRVLRRFV
- a CDS encoding alkaline phosphatase family protein, with amino-acid sequence MNDSQKLLIIGLDGATWDILMPLIKMKKLSTLEKLVKNGSWGILESTVPPVTGSAWLAIATGKTPGKTGIIDFLNKKDDSYKLYPTTSSDFKGHSFWDYLSKANKKVGIFNYPMLYPPYKVNGFMISGLGSSPDDDISYPPALKEELEYVTGKYEIYVDYHNKKYENLDLFISDLNNFLEKFEKWIYYLVKNKEWDTLFLVFSATDWVQHIMWRHIDDSHPLYEPKVSPKYKKEFIKFWQRIDKILGNLLRMVKDDTIVFLVSDHGFGPNDQMFNLAKWLEMKGYMVRKRNIKKLIKKYAYKSATIVAKTPLRKLFSTKTRKSVGNVLRTSIADEIDFEKSKAYCLGHTIPFGAIYINASNEKEREEIKARLLYDLKNISKDIGKEVEVQIYEPKKLYSGEKVNLLPDIIFTINNWRCVIIEDNFDKPLFEEKPFSTRHTGSHRLNGIFLAYGPGIKKGQRVDAKICDIAPTILHIFGLPIPNDMDGRVLMEIFEEDSEFAKRKQKYIDPSYYEKKGEDKKLKNAIKSLKLKGKI